The proteins below come from a single Edaphobacter acidisoli genomic window:
- a CDS encoding serine hydrolase, with translation MKKSYPGVVMGALAVVLASGGLWAQQVTGTDEALQTQVAAIAAQHHGKVAMFAEQLNTGKTVGLDADRPVQTASVIKLTILFEAMEEVRAGKARWDEPIVLKPGDAVTGSGVLMFMDAPMTLTLKDALTLMVIMSDNTATNLMIDRFGIDAVNQRIAWMGLKDTHLYKKIMKPATEPLPADYPKFGLGKTTPREMAKVMERIGRCELAGPGEPALPGDAAICSVALHMLRNQFYRDTIPRYLETLDSTEEGSGIASKTGSLNAVRNDVAIVAGKSGPMILSIFTYDNQDHGWSVDNEGEVTIAKLAKAIVERWSPTGIDGKTLVPGLGLAPVAEGSQAASK, from the coding sequence ATGAAAAAGAGTTATCCCGGTGTGGTGATGGGCGCGCTTGCGGTTGTGCTGGCGAGCGGGGGTCTTTGGGCGCAGCAGGTGACGGGCACGGATGAGGCATTGCAGACGCAGGTGGCTGCGATCGCTGCGCAGCACCATGGCAAGGTGGCGATGTTTGCCGAGCAGTTGAATACGGGCAAGACGGTGGGGCTCGATGCGGACCGGCCGGTGCAGACGGCTTCGGTGATTAAGCTGACGATTCTGTTTGAGGCGATGGAAGAGGTGCGAGCGGGCAAGGCCAGGTGGGACGAGCCGATTGTGTTGAAGCCGGGCGATGCGGTGACGGGGTCGGGTGTGTTGATGTTTATGGATGCGCCGATGACGCTGACGCTGAAGGACGCGCTGACCCTGATGGTGATTATGAGCGACAACACGGCGACGAACCTGATGATTGATCGCTTTGGCATCGATGCGGTGAATCAGCGTATTGCATGGATGGGGTTGAAGGACACGCATTTGTACAAAAAGATCATGAAGCCGGCGACGGAGCCGCTGCCGGCTGACTACCCGAAGTTTGGACTGGGTAAGACGACTCCGCGGGAGATGGCGAAGGTGATGGAGCGAATTGGCCGCTGCGAGCTTGCTGGGCCGGGTGAGCCTGCGTTGCCGGGGGATGCAGCGATTTGCAGCGTCGCACTGCATATGCTGCGGAACCAGTTTTATCGCGACACGATTCCGCGCTATCTGGAGACGCTGGATTCGACCGAGGAGGGTTCGGGAATTGCCAGCAAGACGGGCAGCCTGAATGCGGTGCGGAACGATGTGGCGATTGTGGCGGGTAAGTCTGGGCCGATGATTTTGTCGATTTTTACCTACGACAATCAGGACCACGGCTGGTCGGTGGATAATGAAGGTGAGGTAACGATTGCCAAACTGGCGAAGGCGATTGTGGAGCGGTGGTCGCCAACGGGGATCGATGGCAAGACGCTGGTGCCCGGGTTGGGGCTTGCTCCTGTAGCCGAAGGC
- the murQ gene encoding N-acetylmuramic acid 6-phosphate etherase: MATITMLEPSPITKNENRGPADLINLTTETVNAASEGLDTKSALEIARIISHEDAKVAAAVKKALPEIAVVIDTVARALRDGGRLIYVGAGSSGRIAALDASECPPTYSTQPAQVQYIMAGGPKALASASDVNEDSPEIGQRDIARRRPTRKDIVIGVSASGRTPYVVGAVEYARARGAKTAAVTCNYNTALAEVSDTTIVAEVGPEVISGSTRMKSASAQKMILNMITTGAMTRLGYVYDNLMVNVHMKNSKLVERGIRVLMKVCNIDRETAIRTIKAAGKSIPIAVVMLKANVDKMEAVRRLSKSDGNVRLAIEDSRLEL; encoded by the coding sequence ATGGCCACCATTACCATGCTCGAACCGTCGCCCATCACTAAGAATGAAAACCGAGGCCCGGCGGACCTGATTAATCTCACCACCGAGACCGTCAACGCAGCCTCGGAGGGCCTGGACACCAAGTCCGCACTCGAGATTGCCCGCATCATCAGCCACGAAGACGCCAAAGTCGCCGCAGCCGTCAAAAAGGCCCTGCCCGAGATCGCCGTCGTCATCGATACCGTCGCCCGCGCCCTCCGCGACGGAGGCCGCCTCATCTACGTCGGCGCAGGCTCCTCGGGCCGCATCGCCGCACTCGACGCCTCCGAGTGCCCACCCACCTACTCCACCCAGCCCGCTCAGGTGCAGTACATCATGGCTGGAGGACCCAAAGCTCTCGCCTCCGCATCCGACGTCAACGAAGACTCACCCGAGATCGGCCAGCGTGACATCGCCCGCCGCCGTCCCACGCGCAAAGATATCGTCATCGGCGTCTCAGCCAGCGGCCGCACGCCCTACGTCGTCGGCGCAGTCGAATACGCGCGCGCCCGCGGCGCCAAAACCGCAGCCGTCACCTGCAACTACAACACCGCTCTCGCCGAAGTCTCCGACACCACCATCGTCGCTGAGGTCGGCCCCGAGGTCATCTCCGGCTCTACGCGCATGAAGTCTGCCTCCGCGCAGAAGATGATCCTCAACATGATCACCACCGGCGCCATGACCCGCCTGGGCTATGTGTACGACAACCTCATGGTCAACGTGCACATGAAGAACTCCAAGCTGGTCGAGCGCGGCATCCGCGTCCTGATGAAGGTCTGCAACATCGACCGCGAGACCGCCATCCGCACCATCAAAGCCGCGGGCAAATCCATCCCCATCGCCGTGGTCATGCTCAAAGCCAACGTCGACAAGATGGAAGCCGTCCGCCGCCTCTCCAAATCCGACGGCAACGTCCGCCTCGCCATCGAAGATTCGCGCCTCGAACTGTAG
- a CDS encoding glycosyl hydrolase 115 family protein: protein MQIEVGPSVTVLLGADEPGAVRLAVEDVVADFGKVMGAKPKIVERAEDAGPVTLVVGEREKLPADLQPAGLSGAESFSIAVKQAELGGRERRAIVLSGADMRGTIYAVYQFSQEFLGVDPMYYWTDHEPARRARVEVSASLDEVFPAPVFKYRGFFLNDEDLLTGWAPGEKKDKTGISLAVWNKVYETILRLKGNMVVPGTWIFPDDPQVKLAGERGLILNQHHAIPLGLNVARWPKDVPYNYSTHPEILERAWKNAVAEYDPHQEILWSVGLRGLSDVSYASMDPSVRGNDAALGRLISKAIADQMGIVRAAHPNAQFVTDLWQEGARLMHEGYLKVPPEVTLVWADAGYGYMLDGGQVAAGQGAYYHVAMMNGRANQLSEMVPPERIYSEMGRYIKGGATGYFLVNTSDIRPVTMTTRAVMDIAWRGEAMKGEADADAYRRTWAAEEFGAKAAPAVAAMYKNYFQAPAQYGTPPLEYGDNLYHTEARRMMLAYMIDFPLYSIAGQAPKWEVPRAAGFGPHGATAAEWLKTETAREIQQCGDAQPRWDAVWQKALAAETLVEPSRREFYQGAVLTMIQINRESNRMLVEVSRAIEDASKGDMAAAKKDQAAAESALAVVREAQAKAEYGKWKNWYRGDGLTGVYFTQQVSDAFGRYLDDPQVHLPAPVFSSEWDAYYHIMHYEGDRSADVK, encoded by the coding sequence ATGCAGATTGAAGTGGGGCCTTCGGTGACGGTTTTGCTTGGTGCTGATGAGCCTGGGGCGGTGCGGCTAGCGGTTGAGGATGTGGTTGCGGACTTTGGCAAGGTCATGGGTGCGAAGCCGAAGATTGTGGAGCGCGCGGAAGATGCCGGGCCGGTGACGCTGGTGGTGGGCGAGAGGGAGAAGCTGCCTGCGGATTTGCAGCCTGCGGGATTGAGCGGTGCGGAGTCGTTCTCGATTGCGGTGAAGCAGGCGGAGCTGGGCGGGCGTGAGCGGCGGGCGATCGTGCTTTCGGGCGCGGACATGCGCGGGACGATCTATGCGGTGTATCAGTTTTCGCAGGAGTTTCTGGGTGTGGACCCGATGTATTACTGGACCGATCATGAACCTGCGCGGAGGGCGCGTGTGGAGGTTTCGGCTTCGCTTGACGAGGTGTTTCCTGCGCCGGTGTTCAAGTATCGCGGGTTCTTTTTGAACGATGAGGATTTGCTAACGGGGTGGGCTCCGGGCGAGAAGAAGGACAAGACGGGCATCTCTCTGGCGGTGTGGAACAAGGTGTATGAGACGATTCTGCGGCTGAAGGGCAATATGGTGGTGCCGGGGACGTGGATCTTTCCCGATGACCCGCAGGTAAAGCTGGCGGGTGAGCGTGGGCTGATTCTGAATCAGCATCATGCGATTCCGCTGGGGTTGAATGTGGCGCGGTGGCCGAAGGATGTTCCGTATAACTACTCGACGCATCCGGAGATTCTGGAGCGGGCGTGGAAGAATGCGGTGGCGGAGTATGACCCGCATCAGGAGATTCTGTGGTCGGTGGGGCTGAGGGGGTTGTCGGATGTGAGCTATGCGTCGATGGATCCGAGCGTGAGGGGGAATGATGCGGCGTTGGGACGGCTGATCAGCAAGGCGATTGCGGACCAGATGGGAATTGTGCGCGCGGCGCATCCGAATGCGCAGTTTGTGACGGACCTGTGGCAGGAGGGCGCGCGGCTGATGCATGAGGGATATTTGAAGGTGCCGCCAGAGGTGACGCTGGTGTGGGCCGATGCGGGGTACGGCTACATGCTCGATGGTGGGCAGGTGGCGGCGGGGCAGGGTGCTTACTATCACGTGGCGATGATGAATGGGCGGGCGAACCAGTTGAGCGAGATGGTGCCGCCGGAGCGGATTTACTCGGAGATGGGGCGGTACATCAAGGGCGGGGCGACGGGATATTTTCTGGTGAACACGAGCGACATTCGTCCGGTGACGATGACGACGCGGGCGGTGATGGACATTGCGTGGCGCGGCGAAGCGATGAAGGGTGAGGCGGACGCCGATGCGTATCGGCGCACGTGGGCTGCGGAGGAGTTTGGCGCGAAGGCTGCTCCGGCTGTGGCTGCGATGTACAAGAACTACTTTCAGGCCCCGGCGCAGTATGGTACGCCGCCGCTGGAGTATGGAGACAATCTTTACCACACCGAGGCGCGGCGGATGATGCTGGCCTACATGATCGACTTTCCGCTCTACAGCATTGCCGGGCAGGCACCGAAGTGGGAGGTGCCGCGGGCCGCTGGCTTCGGGCCGCATGGGGCGACTGCGGCGGAGTGGTTGAAGACAGAGACAGCTCGCGAGATTCAGCAGTGTGGCGACGCGCAGCCGAGATGGGATGCGGTGTGGCAGAAGGCTCTGGCTGCGGAGACTTTGGTTGAGCCTTCGCGTCGCGAATTTTATCAGGGCGCGGTGCTGACGATGATTCAGATCAATCGCGAGAGCAACCGGATGCTGGTGGAGGTGTCGCGGGCGATTGAAGACGCGAGCAAGGGCGACATGGCTGCGGCGAAGAAGGACCAGGCCGCGGCCGAGAGCGCATTGGCTGTGGTTCGCGAGGCGCAGGCGAAGGCCGAGTATGGCAAGTGGAAGAACTGGTACAGGGGAGATGGACTGACGGGCGTGTACTTCACCCAGCAGGTGTCGGATGCGTTCGGCAGGTATTTGGACGATCCGCAGGTGCATCTGCCTGCGCCGGTTTTCTCAAGCGAGTGGGACGCGTACTACCACATCATGCACTATGAGGGAGACCGGTCGGCGGATGTGAAGTGA
- a CDS encoding VOC family protein, producing MPTFNNGKICYIEIPTTDIARSAAFYQRAFGWNLRTRNDGSTAFDDGVGEVSGTFTLKRPPSPAPGLLIYIMVDSVPDTITRILANGGEITQPVGGDPGEITAHFRDPGGNVLGIYGGPEK from the coding sequence ATGCCCACCTTCAACAACGGCAAGATCTGCTACATCGAAATCCCCACCACCGACATCGCCCGTTCCGCCGCCTTCTATCAGCGCGCCTTCGGCTGGAACCTCCGCACACGCAACGACGGCAGCACTGCATTCGATGACGGCGTCGGCGAAGTCAGCGGCACCTTCACCCTCAAGCGTCCGCCCTCCCCCGCACCGGGCCTGCTCATCTACATCATGGTCGACAGCGTCCCCGACACCATCACCCGCATCCTCGCCAACGGCGGCGAAATCACTCAACCCGTCGGCGGCGACCCCGGCGAGATCACCGCCCACTTCCGCGACCCCGGCGGAAACGTCCTCGGCATCTACGGCGGCCCGGAGAAGTAA
- the murA gene encoding UDP-N-acetylglucosamine 1-carboxyvinyltransferase, producing the protein MDKFVVRGGNPLLGTIKVSGAKNSALPCMAAAILTEDEVILENIPQVRDIETERKLLTSMGAEVELGYGRAQHRTHIKCAVLSDPVAKYEIVKTMRASSLVLGPLIARTGIARVAMPGGCAIGGRPIDLHIKGLEAMGATITQEHGYLEARSPNNGEARLKGARILFDKITVTGTEDLLMAATLAEGESIFENCAREPEVTDLAALLNAMGAKIEGAGTSTIRIQGVSKLHGARHRINPDRIEAGTFLIAGAITGGDLNVDSCEPAHLGALIHKLEQCGVRIDVGKDHIRVRSGGDLKAADVSTEEYPGFPTDMQAQYMALATQAEGTSIITENIFENRFMHVQELARMGANITINGRTATVRGKSPLQSAAVMCSDLRASASLVLAALVADGETILDRVYHLDRGYEHFEEKLRGVGAQIRRMGDVFGKK; encoded by the coding sequence ATGGACAAGTTTGTTGTACGCGGCGGCAACCCGCTTCTCGGCACCATCAAAGTCTCCGGAGCCAAAAACTCCGCCCTCCCCTGCATGGCCGCCGCCATCCTCACCGAAGACGAGGTCATCCTCGAAAACATCCCCCAGGTCCGCGACATCGAGACCGAGCGCAAGCTGCTCACCAGCATGGGCGCCGAAGTCGAGCTCGGCTACGGCCGCGCCCAGCACCGCACGCACATCAAGTGCGCCGTCCTCTCCGACCCTGTCGCCAAATACGAGATCGTCAAAACCATGCGCGCCAGCTCGCTCGTGCTCGGCCCGCTCATCGCGCGCACCGGCATCGCTCGCGTCGCCATGCCCGGAGGCTGCGCTATCGGCGGACGCCCCATCGACCTGCACATCAAGGGCCTCGAAGCGATGGGCGCCACCATCACCCAGGAGCACGGCTACCTCGAAGCCCGCAGCCCTAACAACGGTGAAGCCCGCCTGAAAGGCGCACGCATCCTCTTCGACAAAATCACCGTCACCGGCACCGAAGACCTCCTCATGGCCGCCACGCTCGCCGAAGGTGAATCCATCTTCGAGAACTGCGCCCGCGAACCTGAAGTCACCGACCTCGCCGCGCTACTCAACGCCATGGGCGCAAAAATCGAGGGCGCAGGCACCAGCACCATCCGCATCCAGGGCGTCAGCAAGCTCCACGGCGCGCGTCACCGCATCAACCCCGACCGCATCGAGGCCGGCACCTTCCTCATCGCCGGGGCCATCACCGGCGGCGACCTCAACGTCGACTCCTGCGAACCCGCTCACCTCGGCGCGCTCATCCACAAGCTCGAGCAATGCGGCGTCCGCATCGATGTTGGCAAAGACCACATCCGCGTCCGCAGCGGTGGCGATCTCAAAGCCGCCGACGTCTCCACTGAGGAGTACCCCGGATTCCCCACCGACATGCAGGCACAGTACATGGCGCTCGCCACGCAAGCCGAAGGCACCAGTATCATCACCGAAAACATCTTCGAGAACCGCTTCATGCACGTGCAGGAGCTGGCCCGCATGGGAGCGAACATCACCATCAACGGCCGCACTGCAACCGTGCGTGGCAAGAGCCCACTCCAATCAGCAGCAGTGATGTGCTCCGATCTCCGCGCATCGGCGTCACTCGTCCTCGCCGCGCTCGTAGCCGACGGCGAAACCATCCTCGACCGCGTCTACCACCTCGACCGCGGCTACGAGCACTTCGAAGAAAAGCTCCGCGGCGTAGGCGCACAAATCCGCCGCATGGGCGACGTCTTCGGCAAAAAGTAG
- a CDS encoding GNAT family N-acetyltransferase translates to MGAEMISLRDYREDDLEEMTRVDDLCFAADFRFDQVSMSAFAEARNAEAVVAETAEKEMAGFVIAHLGQRDGVRRGYLVTLDVLPQYRRGGLGARLIGEMEQRMLARGAQWMDLHVFTGNDGAVRFYEQLGYERVGREERFYGDVGLDAFVYRKKLSVSQ, encoded by the coding sequence ATGGGGGCGGAAATGATTTCTCTGCGGGACTACAGGGAAGACGACCTGGAGGAGATGACCAGGGTGGACGACCTGTGTTTTGCAGCCGACTTCCGGTTCGATCAGGTGTCGATGAGTGCGTTTGCAGAGGCCCGTAATGCCGAGGCTGTAGTAGCGGAGACGGCTGAAAAAGAGATGGCTGGGTTTGTGATTGCTCACCTAGGGCAGAGGGATGGTGTTCGAAGAGGGTATCTGGTCACTCTGGATGTGTTGCCGCAGTACAGGCGCGGTGGGCTTGGGGCAAGACTGATTGGGGAGATGGAGCAGAGGATGTTGGCTCGGGGCGCGCAGTGGATGGACCTGCATGTGTTCACCGGGAACGATGGAGCGGTGAGGTTCTACGAGCAGCTGGGGTATGAGCGGGTGGGTAGGGAAGAACGGTTCTATGGGGATGTGGGGCTGGATGCGTTTGTGTATCGCAAGAAGCTCAGTGTGAGCCAATGA
- a CDS encoding LacI family DNA-binding transcriptional regulator, producing MTGKKKNLPEAGKPITLKILAEYLDLSPATVSIVLNNSPVAKSISQATRQRVIAAAKKLDYRPNLHARMLRTRLTNTVGIIVPEVSEGYFTKVMLGVEQHLLQEGFLYFTVSHLGRPDLMEEYPKLLTNRAVDGFLAINTELNHKTSLPVVGISSHSKLPGVTNVVLDHNRAARIALRHLYDLGHRRIAFMKGTHFVSDSEVRWQAIVSIARELGITVRPELCIHLEKNSWSPDLGYPPVRELLSRTHDFTAIFSFNDTAAIGAIRAIEDAGLNCPRDISVIGFDDIIVSEYLNPRLTTVRQPLYNMGSTAAQLLVKRIQSPEAPYQEEVSFEPELIVRESTAGVHDHLSAKSRRPR from the coding sequence ATGACTGGAAAGAAAAAGAACCTGCCCGAAGCCGGCAAGCCGATAACGCTCAAAATTCTCGCCGAGTACCTTGACCTCTCCCCAGCAACCGTCTCCATCGTACTCAACAACTCTCCCGTGGCGAAGTCCATATCGCAGGCCACGCGTCAGCGCGTCATCGCCGCCGCAAAAAAGCTCGACTACCGGCCCAACCTGCACGCGCGCATGTTGCGCACGCGGCTCACCAACACCGTCGGCATCATCGTGCCCGAGGTCAGCGAAGGCTACTTCACCAAGGTCATGCTCGGCGTCGAGCAGCATCTGCTCCAGGAAGGCTTCCTCTACTTCACCGTCAGCCATCTCGGCCGTCCCGACCTGATGGAGGAGTATCCCAAGCTGCTCACCAACCGTGCCGTTGACGGCTTCCTCGCCATCAACACCGAGCTCAATCACAAGACCTCCCTGCCCGTCGTCGGCATCTCGTCGCACAGTAAGCTTCCCGGCGTCACCAACGTCGTACTCGACCACAACCGTGCCGCCCGCATCGCGCTCCGTCATCTCTACGATCTCGGCCATCGCCGCATCGCCTTCATGAAGGGCACTCACTTCGTCTCCGACTCTGAAGTCCGCTGGCAGGCCATCGTCTCGATCGCGCGCGAGCTAGGCATCACCGTGCGCCCCGAACTCTGCATCCACCTTGAGAAAAACTCCTGGTCGCCCGACCTCGGCTATCCGCCCGTGCGCGAGCTGCTCAGCCGCACCCACGACTTCACCGCGATCTTCAGCTTCAACGACACCGCCGCCATCGGCGCCATCCGCGCCATCGAAGACGCCGGCCTCAACTGCCCGCGCGACATCTCCGTCATCGGCTTCGACGACATCATCGTCTCCGAGTACTTGAACCCGCGCCTCACCACGGTCCGCCAACCGCTCTACAACATGGGTTCTACCGCCGCGCAGCTCCTCGTCAAACGCATCCAGTCGCCCGAAGCTCCTTACCAGGAAGAGGTCAGCTTCGAGCCCGAGCTTATCGTCCGCGAATCTACAGCAGGCGTCCACGACCACCTGTCTGCGAAGTCACGCCGCCCACGCTAG
- a CDS encoding MFS transporter — MHPASDVQPNSRAEAFRALAPVFFYFAIGGVATVMLGPLLPALIGRYQIQDAQAGTLFTFSFAGQLCGAWIAVRNLRASVLYGALLSVAGCLAMAWAPFDLAHFALFVNGLGLGLGLTAGNVIAGTYVTEGRARLLALLNTCWSIGAILCPVLVRACGPSHINIFFYVLSAIFLISAAASVTIPRASARERQQPQTKSRLPLSPSMIFFFSCALLLYVGIENALGGWLPTYAVRVDPTAHAADISFCFWLAEMAGRFLMSTPLNFLSEKNLYKAAATLLIAAQALFIAIPHLPGSRIELLTIATGLAIAPIYPLILSFLLSRTGKHPHLGPLFASASLGGATFPWFTGIVSTHFHDLRTGLIVPTIGTFLILLLATVIAQQSKPRLKQAVAKSS, encoded by the coding sequence ATGCACCCCGCGTCAGACGTACAACCCAACTCCCGCGCGGAAGCCTTCCGCGCGCTCGCGCCGGTCTTCTTCTACTTCGCCATCGGCGGAGTCGCCACGGTCATGCTCGGGCCGCTGCTGCCCGCGCTCATCGGCCGCTATCAAATCCAGGACGCGCAGGCTGGCACACTCTTCACCTTCAGCTTCGCCGGTCAGCTCTGCGGAGCGTGGATCGCCGTCCGCAATCTCCGCGCCAGCGTCCTCTACGGCGCACTGCTTTCAGTCGCCGGATGCCTCGCTATGGCATGGGCGCCCTTCGACCTCGCCCACTTCGCGCTCTTCGTCAACGGTCTCGGTCTCGGCCTCGGCCTAACCGCGGGCAATGTCATCGCGGGCACCTACGTCACCGAAGGCCGCGCTCGCCTGCTCGCCCTGCTCAACACCTGTTGGAGCATCGGCGCCATCCTCTGCCCCGTCCTCGTCCGCGCCTGTGGCCCCTCACACATCAACATCTTCTTCTACGTCCTCTCCGCCATCTTCCTCATCTCTGCTGCCGCGTCCGTCACCATCCCCCGCGCATCCGCCCGCGAGCGGCAACAACCGCAAACGAAGTCGCGCCTTCCGCTCTCGCCATCCATGATCTTCTTCTTCTCCTGCGCGCTGCTTCTCTACGTCGGCATTGAAAACGCGCTAGGAGGCTGGCTGCCTACCTACGCAGTCCGCGTCGACCCCACAGCCCACGCAGCCGACATCTCCTTCTGCTTCTGGCTCGCCGAGATGGCCGGTCGCTTCCTCATGTCCACGCCCCTCAACTTCCTCAGCGAAAAGAATCTCTACAAAGCCGCCGCCACGCTTCTCATCGCAGCACAAGCCCTCTTCATCGCCATCCCCCATCTCCCCGGAAGCCGCATCGAACTGCTGACCATCGCCACCGGACTCGCCATCGCCCCTATCTATCCGCTCATCCTCTCCTTCCTCCTCAGCCGCACCGGCAAGCACCCACACCTCGGTCCGCTCTTCGCCAGCGCATCCCTCGGCGGAGCCACCTTCCCATGGTTCACCGGCATCGTCTCCACGCACTTCCACGATCTCCGCACCGGCCTCATCGTTCCCACCATCGGAACCTTCCTGATTCTCCTGCTGGCAACCGTTATTGCGCAGCAATCAAAACCCAGGCTTAAGCAAGCCGTTGCCAAATCATCCTGA
- a CDS encoding beta-galactosidase, protein MIVSPRKLLPLLLALLVTSLIPASRAQEQQPNEHPALYLGAAWYPEQWPESRWDADLTLMEQAHIRFVRVGEFAWSTMEPTEGNYQWEWLDRAIADAARHHIYVVLGTPTAAPPAWLTTKYPETLRIMEDGRRDQHGNRQQFDWANPKYRELARDIAERMAKRYGHNPNVIGWQIDNEYAAESYGPEDQKQFDEWCHEHYKTLDNLNTRWTTAYWSQTYTDWSQIPIEERYGNPGLLLSWKRFVSDTWRSYQKNQLDVIRANSDPRQFITTNMMGWFDGYDHYTVSQDLSLASWDDYVGEGHLDPYKNGAADDLTRGFLRKNFWVMETQPGFVNWAPVNTPLDKGEVRAMAWHNIGHGADAVEYWQWRSALNGQEELHGTLVGADGTPVPVYSEAQQLGAEFAKAGPVLAGTSVHSEVAILHSYDSRWAINWQRHNKNFDPVTQIVSYYKPLREVAQSVDIVQPTVDLSQYKLVVAPGLEVITEAAAKNLIAYVQNGGHLVLGQRTGMKNDDNGLWPQREPGPLAELLGGRVDQFYAIDDKPGDTVPVTGTWGDTTAKIWAEQLSVSSPDTKVLMRYGKSNGWLDGQPAAITRQVGKGSITYIGAWMDDAAMLNAAKWMVETSGVTPAFGPVPDGVDVYPREGEGKKVFILVNFNKDPQTVTLPSTMHAVLSGKDESSITLDQYGVAVLEAK, encoded by the coding sequence ATGATCGTTTCGCCCCGCAAACTCCTTCCGCTCCTCCTCGCCTTACTCGTCACCAGCCTCATTCCCGCCTCCCGCGCGCAAGAGCAACAGCCTAACGAGCACCCTGCTCTCTATCTCGGTGCCGCCTGGTATCCCGAGCAATGGCCCGAGTCCCGCTGGGACGCCGACCTCACCCTGATGGAGCAGGCCCACATCCGCTTCGTCCGCGTCGGCGAGTTCGCCTGGTCCACCATGGAGCCAACCGAGGGCAACTATCAGTGGGAGTGGCTCGATCGCGCCATCGCCGACGCCGCCCGCCACCACATCTACGTCGTGCTCGGCACACCCACCGCAGCGCCCCCTGCGTGGCTCACCACGAAGTACCCCGAGACCCTCCGCATCATGGAAGACGGCCGCCGCGACCAGCACGGCAACCGCCAGCAGTTTGACTGGGCCAATCCCAAATACCGCGAACTAGCCCGCGATATCGCCGAGCGCATGGCCAAACGCTACGGCCACAATCCCAACGTCATCGGCTGGCAGATCGACAACGAGTACGCCGCCGAGTCCTACGGCCCCGAAGACCAGAAGCAGTTCGACGAGTGGTGCCACGAGCACTACAAGACGCTCGACAATCTCAACACCCGCTGGACCACCGCCTACTGGTCGCAGACCTACACCGACTGGTCGCAGATCCCCATCGAAGAGCGTTACGGCAACCCCGGCCTGCTCCTGAGCTGGAAGCGCTTCGTCTCCGACACCTGGCGCAGCTACCAGAAGAACCAGCTTGACGTCATCCGCGCCAACTCCGACCCGCGCCAGTTCATCACCACCAACATGATGGGCTGGTTCGACGGCTACGACCACTACACCGTCTCGCAGGACCTCTCGCTCGCCTCATGGGACGACTACGTCGGCGAAGGCCATCTCGACCCGTACAAGAACGGCGCAGCCGACGACCTCACCCGCGGCTTCCTCCGCAAAAACTTCTGGGTCATGGAGACGCAGCCGGGCTTCGTCAACTGGGCGCCCGTCAACACCCCGCTCGACAAAGGCGAAGTCCGCGCCATGGCCTGGCACAACATCGGCCACGGCGCCGACGCCGTCGAGTACTGGCAGTGGCGCTCCGCGCTCAATGGCCAGGAAGAGCTCCACGGCACGCTCGTCGGCGCAGACGGCACACCCGTCCCTGTCTACTCCGAAGCCCAGCAACTCGGCGCAGAGTTCGCCAAAGCCGGCCCAGTCCTCGCCGGAACCAGCGTCCACTCCGAAGTCGCCATCCTCCACTCCTACGACTCGCGCTGGGCCATCAACTGGCAGCGCCACAACAAGAACTTCGATCCCGTCACGCAGATCGTCAGCTACTACAAGCCACTCCGCGAGGTCGCACAGTCCGTCGACATCGTGCAGCCAACCGTTGACCTCAGCCAATACAAGCTCGTCGTCGCGCCCGGCCTCGAAGTCATCACCGAAGCCGCCGCGAAAAACCTCATCGCCTACGTCCAGAACGGAGGTCACCTCGTCCTCGGCCAGCGCACCGGCATGAAGAACGACGACAACGGCCTCTGGCCCCAGCGCGAACCCGGTCCCCTCGCCGAACTCCTCGGCGGCCGCGTCGATCAGTTCTACGCCATCGACGACAAACCAGGCGACACCGTCCCCGTCACCGGCACATGGGGCGACACCACGGCCAAGATCTGGGCCGAGCAGCTCAGCGTCTCCTCACCAGACACCAAAGTCCTCATGCGCTACGGCAAATCCAACGGCTGGCTCGACGGCCAGCCCGCAGCCATCACCCGCCAGGTCGGCAAAGGCAGCATCACTTACATCGGCGCATGGATGGACGATGCCGCGATGCTGAACGCAGCCAAATGGATGGTCGAAACCAGCGGCGTCACCCCAGCCTTCGGCCCCGTCCCCGACGGCGTCGACGTCTACCCGCGCGAAGGCGAAGGCAAGAAGGTCTTCATCCTCGTCAACTTCAACAAGGACCCGCAAACCGTCACGCTGCCCTCAACCATGCACGCTGTCCTCAGCGGCAAGGACGAGAGCTCCATCACACTTGACCAATACGGCGTAGCCGTTCTCGAAGCAAAGTAA